Sequence from the Ascaphus truei isolate aAscTru1 chromosome 3, aAscTru1.hap1, whole genome shotgun sequence genome:
tgactgccgttttgtggtatcacctaaagtctcattaagaccagcaatttgatttttcagctcttgaagctgtccttctgcacttcttttcccactcaatgcagttgtcagttcggcttctttggagttgagtcgcgactccatatctcccagctgactcagagtaaagcttaaatatgtttcatcttcttcatttctgatctgcagctgccggtactccttccgggcattgtccagctccagctgcagccggaccttatcacgggctgtgtggtccaataatttgcaggcatcggccattttgacctcatagcgctgtgtcaggccagccacttgacagacggaaaccttctctctctcctcctttttggcaagctgtgtcttgagctcagcgatcagcgcctgcagcgctgtgagctgctgagatgtgtgttcagctgctagctttagctcttcctccagcgaggctctggttatgctcagtgtggccttcagctcctcatgctgttctttggggacacactgggtactcaaataatcttgcatcatacttattttgtaggcagtctggaaactttcttcctgcagaactcgctgcttttcttcagcatttacccatttctctttggtgtcctgcagatgtgtacgcagttctcgcagctgactctgcagcatattttctgcttgtgtgcgccgctccagggagacacgttcttcttgcagcactctctctgcattctgcagtgctgtctgcacgtctaacttttcctgggccaactgtttcttctcctctcctaattcatggagcttcttatctccttcactgacttggacatagagattcttgcactcctgggttaccatttcaaaactgctatttaacccttcgaagatctctctcaaagaacgtagttctgtgttgaagtggcaattcttctcctcagaggcttccagttttgcgccaacttgagccatgaaactctggtactgcgcattatcagcataggccttctccagcttacttgacaggattaccctgtccctctccaactgctctctttctttctcctggagaacacacttagcaattgctgaagatagacagctttgtagtgcagtcttggcctcttgctccttatctaaacgttcataaagacaatcaatcgctttctgtgcggCTTCAAGCGTCTGAgaaggggcatctttcttttcttccactattcttgggatacgtctgtgagttgccttaagctgcagcatatctctttca
This genomic interval carries:
- the LOC142490295 gene encoding uncharacterized protein LOC142490295, whose amino-acid sequence is MAPTQTVLSSKCEHSTTDSSELLKARKKKKKKGGITVEVAEEIKTENLTSESAFDERDMLQLKATHRRIPRIVEEKKDAPSQTLEAAQKAIDCLYERLDKEQEAKTALQSCLSSAIAKCVLQEKEREQLERDRVILSSKLEKAYADNAQYQSFMAQVGAKLEASEEKNCHFNTELRSLREIFEGLNSSFEMVTQECKNLYVQVSEGDKKLHELGEEKKQLAQEKLDVQTALQNAERVLQEERVSLERRTQAENMLQSQLRELRTHLQDTKEKWVNAEEKQRVLQEESFQTAYKISMMQDYLSTQCVPKEQHEELKATLSITRASLEEELKLAAEHTSQQLTALQALIAELKTQLAKKEEREKVSVCQVAGLTQRYEVKMADACKLLDHTARDKVRLQLELDNARKEYRQLQIRNEEDETYLSFTLSQLGDMESRLNSKEAELTTALSGKRSAEGQLQELKNQIAGLNETLGDTTKRQSQKETMEREFYVPTYTCEKSAPVIDAHIPDVHASAMELNVSIGKFQIPKLKEIYWSQKETTESEYVPSAACEEPDVSVSDAPAMTLDGSLVKFLAMPNILDADANALAIRINVPLTDFPSALDVHIKLAFHQEVPEEPGRLSGVVADPYVPAKLGVLSEGHRESAFHQGHLAKPGGLSGGSTGFSAPAFGLNAPIWRFLAAPNVPVEYPLPTDKPPEVGHLESPFHQGLREEPGGSSGERS